The Diabrotica virgifera virgifera chromosome 4, PGI_DIABVI_V3a genome segment TAACACAGAGTCCATTTGATTGCAGCCGCTTAACATCCTCAACAAAAGGCTCCAAAAATTCATTTATATCTAGAGGCTTGTTATTTCCATGGAAAATGCCAACAATAATAAGTTGTATATCAGGCATTTCATATATGCTACATAAAATTGGCCAAAACTGACGTTTGGAACTTTTATATATTGGCAACCCATCTATATTTACATTGAGCTGTATTAACATGtcttttgacaagtttttaaaagtgTTCGTTAGACAAACGTCAAGACCTTGATGCCAATATTCTCCACCCtgtataactttacaactttttttcgtattttgTGGCGTTTTTAATAATGTTCTAGCATCGATAAATAAACTAGAATCATACTGTCTCTTGATTATTTGTAGGAGATCTTTTAGAGCTGCATGTGTAATATTATGTCGGATTGCCCAATTTCCTAATTCGGTACTTGAACAAGGCAATAATTGCGTTTCAGTATCTTCTGTTTTAAAAATGTCTTCATCAATAAACTGGTCACCATCATCTGATGTTTCACTGGTTTCCATTAGATTATCGTCAAGATCACTTGATGTGCTAGAAATACACTCCTGTTCTTTAGAACCTAtgtaacaaattattttttatttaaaatatactcacaaaattaaaacaaaattaaatgaTCCTGATGCTGTGTCGTTAGCTTTTGAATGAGAAGAAACACTACTTGgtgcatatagatttttttaaaactcttCATAATTTGAACAGTTTACCTTTAATTTTCGGTAATAATGGccagattttttattttttttaaattttgaattgattttttatccatattttttaaatattagatAAGTAAAGCACAGTGTatatcttttatctaaataattaaaattatatagCAAATATAAGCAATTGTATAATACTTAATAATCATCAGCTGCAGAAGCCATTTTTCATCGAACTTAAGTATACACCTTTTGCAACGAATATGAacgatttaattaaattaaagctCCTTTTCAGCTTTATATCAGCTTTTATAAAGTTGGTGATTAAAAGTACTTACAAAAGTTCTGGACAAGCACTATTTCAGCCCAGAATATAACTGAATAGAGAGGGTTGAATAATGTATTATGAACTGACTTAAATAGCGCTTCCCCAGCCTCTTGTTCAGTTTTTTTTACATTGTTGATCAAAAGTAGACAAAAATTCTGCAGCAGCGCTAGTTCAGCTTAGCATTCAGCTGAATAAGAAATGCTGAATACTATAATACAAAATGCCTTAAATAGCGCTTCTCCAGTCTAATATTCAGCTTAAGTCAATTGGCTGCAAAAGGGCTTACAAATAACCTGAAGCAGTGTTTGTTCGACATATTAAACAGCAAAATAGCTTAAACAGCCTTTGTCACTtttatcattataattccctataaataaacacaaaaataccaCTTGAAGCAGAATGCTTGTGCAGTGGTCAATTTGGTTCATTATGTAACAAAAATATCCTGAGTAGGTACACACTATCTTTTCACAGgcaatacaataatataatatctaTTACTTAATAATAAGAGAACAAAGAAAAAGCAAAGAGCATTAc includes the following:
- the LOC126883742 gene encoding uncharacterized protein LOC126883742, coding for METSETSDDGDQFIDEDIFKTEDTETQLLPCSSTELGNWAIRHNITHAALKDLLQIIKRQYDSSLFIDARTLLKTPQNTKKSCKVIQGGEYWHQGLDVCLTNTFKNLSKDMLIQLNVNIDGLPIYKSSKRQFWPILCSIYEMPDIQLIIVGIFHGNNKPLDINEFLEPFVEDVKRLQSNGLCVNGHMIHIKIRCFICDSPARAFIKGVVNFNGINGCLKCTTEGEYSYLSRTVVFPDIKCPLRTDAKFKSKHYGKHHKGQESPILKISEVDMVQDFIVADELHLLELGVMKRCLTGWKDGSMGFSSKLCARDIERISKHLISVKLPSEIHRSTRGLDCLAYWKGVEWRNFLNYIGIVILKAVA